A window of the Fusarium fujikuroi IMI 58289 draft genome, chromosome FFUJ_chr09 genome harbors these coding sequences:
- a CDS encoding related to M.pneumoniae uridine kinase udk, with the protein MSANKALIVGISGCSSSGKTTLARLLRDIFPNTFILHEDDFYRPENELPTKNGLLDWDCAEALDIPAMADSLAYIRQHAAFPPTLDSKEDKNSVGKCPVSEASIAAQRAKVDAALGPDHPLRKSLRLCLLDGFLLYPPSMAAIKPNLDIKLFLRTTYEKAKKRREARDGYVTLEGFWADPPGYVDKIVWPNYVEEHAWMFEDGDVEGKFKTDVLDKDGIKVQGDVSADGDIEKTFEWTVDTILEELGKQV; encoded by the exons ATGAGCGCAAATAAGGCTCTCATAGTTGGCATCTCGGGGTGCTCCTCGAGTGGGAAAACGACCCTTGCGCGGCTGCTGCGGGACATTTTCCCCAATACTTTCATTCTTCATGAGGATGACTTTTATAGACCTGAGAATGA GCTGCCGACCAAAAATGGTCTCTTAGACTGGGACTGTGCTGAGGCCCTCGACATCCCGGCCATGGCCGACTCCCTCGCTTATATCCGCCAACACGCTGCCTTTCCT CCTACCCTCGATTCCAAAGAAGATAAAAACTCCGTGGGCAAGTGCCCCGTATCAGAAGCCAGCATCGCTGCTCAACGTGCCAAAGTCGATGCCGCTCTAGGCCCAGACCATCCCCTCCGCAAAAGTCTCCGTCTATGTCTCCTCGATGGCTTTCTTCTCTACCCCCCTTCTATGGCTGCCATTAAGCCCAACTTGGACATCAAACTCTTCTTGCGCACGACATACgagaaggctaagaagagaagagaagccaGAGACGGATACGTCACCCTGGAGGGCTTCTGGGCAGATCCTCCTGGTTACGTTGATAAGATCGTATGGCCTAACTATGTAGAAGAACACGCTTGGATGTTCGAGGATGGTGACGTAGAGGGTAAGTTCAAGACGGATGTTTTGGATAAGGACGGTATCAAGGTACAGGGTGATGTGAGTGCTGATGGAGATATCGAGAAGACATTTGAGTGGACAGTAGACACGATCTTGGAAGAACTTGGAAAGCAAGTATAG